Proteins from a genomic interval of Paenibacillus sp. FSL R5-0623:
- a CDS encoding iron-siderophore ABC transporter substrate-binding protein: MKKGLNGLLIMLAFVLVLAGCGKTTTTTDTSQGSDSGSAPAEETAGPVTVKHKRGELKLDKPAERVVTLEWTYTEDVVALGVQPVGNADNANYKVWVTSEAALDDSVTDIGTRGEPNLEAIAALKPDLIIANADNNNAVYDQLNAIAPTIEFDPYDGDGYNYDKMTEIFNTIATALGKEDKAKQVLSDLDQHYVEVKEKLAAAGKENFNFALTQAFTYQNAVSLRMFTDNSVVIGTLDKIGLVNDWQPDKVENYGFSTVGIESLTDVKDSNFIYITQPDDDVFGTAMKDNSVWNGLNFVKEKRTYQLDSTTWTFGGPISSKVLVDGVVEAITK, from the coding sequence ATGAAAAAAGGGTTGAATGGACTGTTGATCATGCTGGCCTTTGTGCTAGTTTTGGCGGGTTGTGGTAAAACCACGACTACAACAGATACAAGTCAAGGTAGTGACTCCGGTAGTGCTCCGGCTGAAGAGACAGCAGGTCCTGTTACCGTGAAGCATAAACGTGGAGAGCTTAAGCTGGACAAGCCAGCAGAACGTGTCGTTACGCTTGAATGGACATATACGGAAGATGTCGTTGCCCTGGGGGTTCAGCCAGTAGGTAATGCAGATAACGCTAACTATAAAGTGTGGGTAACATCCGAGGCAGCACTGGATGACAGTGTAACGGATATCGGAACACGCGGTGAGCCGAATCTGGAAGCTATTGCTGCATTGAAGCCGGATCTGATCATTGCTAACGCAGATAATAATAATGCGGTCTACGATCAGCTTAATGCTATTGCACCAACCATTGAATTCGATCCGTATGATGGCGATGGCTATAATTATGACAAAATGACAGAAATTTTTAATACCATTGCAACAGCTCTCGGTAAAGAAGACAAAGCGAAGCAAGTTCTTAGTGATCTCGATCAACACTATGTAGAAGTCAAAGAAAAACTGGCTGCTGCGGGTAAAGAAAACTTCAACTTTGCACTGACACAAGCGTTCACATATCAAAATGCAGTCAGCCTGCGTATGTTTACCGATAACTCGGTTGTGATTGGTACATTGGACAAAATCGGACTGGTTAACGACTGGCAGCCGGACAAAGTTGAGAACTATGGCTTCTCTACAGTAGGTATTGAATCCTTAACCGATGTGAAGGACAGTAACTTCATTTATATTACACAGCCAGACGATGACGTCTTTGGCACAGCAATGAAAGATAACTCGGTTTGGAACGGACTGAACTTTGTGAAGGAAAAACGCACATATCAACTCGATAGCACAACATGGACATTTGGTGGACCGATCTCCTCCAAAGTGTTGGTTGATGGGGTAGTCGAGGCGATTACCAAATGA
- a CDS encoding CueP family metal-binding protein, translating into MKKQMWIIASVAVVIVIGTYLFASNTGKDEAGTASAPNIRKLVEDISTGKETPESASINAKQLIVTDQDKKTTTYDLPENEFFLSIAPYVDQTHPCAIHSLTGCQGEMSNKEFSVTIHDSQGNTFMKDAVIKSGANGFMDFWVPRDRSYLIRIVRDGKVAETQLSTYENDNTCITTMQLS; encoded by the coding sequence ATGAAGAAACAAATGTGGATCATTGCAAGTGTCGCAGTTGTGATTGTAATCGGAACCTATCTGTTTGCAAGCAATACGGGTAAGGATGAAGCGGGCACAGCCAGTGCGCCCAACATCCGAAAATTGGTGGAAGATATCAGCACAGGAAAAGAGACACCGGAATCTGCCTCCATCAATGCCAAACAGTTAATCGTAACCGATCAAGATAAAAAGACCACTACATATGATTTGCCTGAAAATGAATTTTTCCTTTCCATTGCACCCTATGTGGACCAGACCCATCCCTGTGCAATTCATAGCTTGACCGGTTGTCAGGGGGAAATGAGCAATAAGGAATTTAGCGTTACCATTCACGATTCTCAAGGCAACACTTTTATGAAAGATGCAGTGATTAAGTCTGGTGCGAACGGATTTATGGACTTTTGGGTGCCAAGAGACAGAAGCTATCTGATTCGTATTGTTCGAGATGGGAAGGTTGCAGAAACGCAATTGTCTACATATGAAAATGATAATACATGCATCACTACGATGCAGTTGAGTTAA
- a CDS encoding GNAT family N-acetyltransferase — MMLQAKSHEVLQDADYARFAHFYLANSEEFDEQYMLHDALLHLISTLLHSRLLLLDDEQGRLGGFGQYRYTEDRQTAFIDSVMLAKPHRSSRVFFAGFRDLVLQICQENDEIQTLQFHAVANNRYINRLYSKFSTHTDTQERNGRTEHVYTAELDSLLVYLKIKTAV; from the coding sequence ATGATGCTGCAAGCCAAATCTCATGAAGTATTGCAGGATGCAGACTATGCCCGGTTTGCTCATTTTTATCTGGCAAACAGCGAGGAGTTTGATGAACAATACATGTTGCATGACGCATTGTTGCATCTCATCAGTACCTTGCTGCACTCTCGCCTGTTGTTGCTTGATGATGAGCAGGGGCGATTGGGTGGTTTCGGGCAGTATCGTTATACCGAAGATCGACAGACGGCTTTTATTGATTCGGTCATGCTGGCGAAGCCACATCGCAGCAGCAGAGTATTTTTCGCCGGCTTCCGTGATCTGGTGCTACAGATCTGTCAGGAAAATGACGAGATTCAAACGTTACAATTTCACGCCGTGGCTAATAACCGTTACATTAACAGGTTATACAGCAAGTTTTCCACACACACGGATACACAGGAGCGTAACGGAAGAACAGAACATGTGTATACGGCAGAGCTGGATTCATTGTTGGTTTATCTGAAAATTAAAACAGCTGTTTAA
- a CDS encoding sensor histidine kinase: MKLMNSVRGHIGKQPLLFTILFVLVITIVLLVTLATNSTNTSAAAESTPLHTSRNGVLDLSRWSGSTTSVMPLDGEWEFYWQQLLEPIDFHSSSTPEPSPTFEQVPEAWTTYRMANDQVLPNRGYATYRLRLLLPDETIKGSTLAIYPKSIASAYRIWINGQFKGGHGIVGTSLSNEKAKSFPNVIYFETESKWNEIIIQVSNFSQRNAGIWQSMELGTAESISWIRLLRVSAQSCIVGIFLVMALYYGLVYLNRKKEISALLYSMLCLSVGVRTVVLGESTALYLIPDMPWEWAVKAEYISVATTALLLILFINREHPKESIPWISKIAGFILPCFILLFLLTPARVYTYYLTPFAWGVLFPSLVYTLCMYVKSVFRRKKGSVISMIGFLFFMAFALNDMLFYTVHLPTEDMLSVGLLIFLLTQAYNLSSRFSSALQQKELLSSKLQQTNQQLERTVEERTRSLQQSNGELQQANQKMAEFELFRVRLLSNISHELSTPITSIKGFAKALRDGIITTEAPKYINRIYTRSLLLERMIHDLIELTKLETNQIQFHMQDVHLLSFVQELFQKYEWEVEEQGIHYRLELPEEPESQLWRAQLDPIRIEQVLSNLISNALRFTPPSGTIQLRLSLEETPQTETGFTAWMYVKDTGIGIPPEWHEQIFERFGQAQQQQQQQQPDRDHKGSGLGLAICKEIMYYHNGHIGVTSEQGSGSEFSIQLPAWKGG; encoded by the coding sequence ATGAAGCTTATGAATTCCGTTCGTGGCCACATTGGAAAGCAACCATTGCTATTCACCATCCTGTTCGTTCTTGTAATCACTATAGTGCTCCTCGTCACCCTTGCGACCAATTCTACCAATACCTCAGCTGCAGCTGAGTCCACTCCCCTCCATACTTCCAGGAATGGAGTTCTTGATCTGTCCCGTTGGTCTGGTTCGACCACTTCTGTCATGCCTCTGGATGGAGAATGGGAATTTTACTGGCAGCAACTGCTGGAACCCATTGATTTTCACTCTTCTTCCACACCTGAGCCTTCACCGACCTTCGAACAAGTGCCGGAAGCTTGGACAACGTATCGCATGGCAAATGATCAAGTCCTCCCCAACAGGGGTTATGCGACCTATAGACTCCGCCTTTTACTTCCTGATGAGACGATAAAAGGATCTACACTTGCCATCTATCCCAAAAGTATCGCCTCGGCCTACCGAATCTGGATTAACGGGCAATTTAAGGGCGGTCATGGTATCGTCGGGACCAGCCTTTCCAATGAGAAAGCAAAGAGCTTTCCCAACGTTATCTATTTTGAAACTGAATCAAAATGGAATGAAATCATCATTCAAGTCTCCAACTTCTCTCAAAGGAATGCGGGTATCTGGCAGAGCATGGAGCTTGGAACAGCGGAAAGTATCTCCTGGATCCGTCTATTACGTGTATCAGCACAGTCATGTATCGTTGGAATTTTTCTAGTTATGGCATTATATTATGGTCTTGTGTATCTCAACCGAAAAAAAGAGATATCGGCCCTGTTATACAGTATGCTCTGCCTGTCTGTTGGAGTACGCACGGTGGTTCTTGGCGAATCGACTGCCCTCTACCTGATTCCTGACATGCCATGGGAATGGGCAGTAAAAGCCGAATACATATCTGTTGCCACGACCGCTTTACTATTAATTCTGTTCATTAATAGAGAACACCCTAAGGAATCCATACCTTGGATATCCAAAATAGCAGGATTCATCCTGCCTTGCTTCATTTTGTTGTTTCTCCTGACACCTGCCCGCGTGTATACGTACTATTTAACACCTTTTGCCTGGGGGGTGCTGTTTCCGTCGTTGGTTTATACGCTATGTATGTATGTCAAGTCAGTCTTTAGACGAAAAAAAGGTTCCGTAATAAGCATGATTGGTTTTTTATTTTTCATGGCTTTTGCCTTAAATGATATGTTATTTTATACGGTTCACTTGCCCACAGAGGATATGCTCTCTGTTGGATTGCTCATCTTTTTATTAACACAAGCGTATAATCTGAGTTCTCGCTTCTCCAGCGCATTACAGCAAAAAGAACTTCTGTCATCCAAGCTTCAACAAACGAACCAGCAGCTGGAACGAACCGTAGAGGAACGAACACGTTCATTGCAACAAAGTAATGGAGAGCTTCAGCAAGCCAATCAAAAAATGGCTGAGTTCGAATTATTTCGTGTTCGACTGCTGTCCAATATATCTCATGAATTGAGCACACCCATCACATCCATCAAAGGGTTCGCCAAAGCACTGAGGGATGGTATTATCACTACAGAGGCACCAAAGTATATTAACCGAATCTATACACGCTCTCTGCTTTTGGAACGCATGATTCACGATCTGATTGAACTAACGAAGTTGGAGACCAACCAGATCCAGTTTCATATGCAGGACGTACATCTGCTGTCATTCGTGCAGGAGCTGTTTCAGAAATACGAATGGGAAGTGGAGGAACAGGGGATTCATTACCGCCTCGAACTTCCTGAAGAACCCGAATCGCAGTTGTGGAGGGCACAGTTGGATCCAATACGGATTGAACAAGTCCTGTCTAATCTCATCTCTAATGCGCTGAGGTTTACCCCGCCTTCAGGAACAATACAATTGCGTCTATCTCTTGAAGAAACACCTCAAACCGAAACCGGGTTCACAGCATGGATGTACGTTAAGGATACGGGTATTGGCATTCCACCCGAATGGCATGAACAGATCTTTGAACGATTTGGACAGGCTCAACAACAACAACAACAACAACAACCGGATCGAGATCATAAAGGTTCTGGATTGGGGCTCGCCATTTGCAAAGAGATTATGTACTATCATAACGGACATATTGGTGTAACCAGTGAGCAGGGCTCCGGCAGTGAATTTTCTATTCAACTGCCCGCATGGAAAGGGGGGTGA
- a CDS encoding response regulator transcription factor: MAYIKKNQRILIVEDDTDIAELVMIYLQNQGYESYTAQTLQHATVLLEERVPDLILCDIMLPDGNGTTWVQSVKRSTELPIIFLSSRQETEDIIQGLELGDDYITKPFDPDIMVARVKAQLRRSITKTSTSAIAKDTVYRDGWLDLHFGHFEVRVDSKLISLPAKELQLLFLIASRPGHVYSTEYLFERIWGLDNWSDVRTVMVHIHNLRRKIENPSSSHRYITTVRGMGYKFQTRLN, from the coding sequence ATGGCTTACATAAAGAAGAATCAGCGTATACTTATTGTGGAAGATGACACAGATATCGCGGAGCTGGTCATGATCTATTTGCAAAACCAGGGTTATGAGTCTTATACCGCCCAAACTCTCCAGCATGCGACTGTTCTGCTTGAAGAACGAGTTCCGGATCTGATTCTATGCGATATCATGCTGCCAGATGGAAACGGAACAACGTGGGTTCAAAGCGTCAAACGAAGCACAGAACTACCCATCATCTTTCTTAGCAGCCGGCAGGAAACGGAAGATATCATTCAGGGGCTGGAACTTGGGGATGATTATATCACCAAGCCATTCGATCCGGATATTATGGTCGCCAGAGTAAAAGCGCAACTTAGGCGTTCGATCACGAAGACCAGCACCTCGGCAATTGCCAAAGACACTGTATATCGTGACGGCTGGCTAGATTTGCACTTTGGTCATTTTGAAGTCAGGGTAGACAGCAAGCTCATCAGCCTGCCTGCCAAAGAACTTCAGCTTCTTTTCCTCATTGCAAGTCGTCCGGGGCATGTGTACAGCACAGAATACTTGTTTGAACGCATATGGGGGCTGGATAACTGGAGTGACGTTCGAACCGTTATGGTCCATATTCATAACCTCAGACGCAAAATCGAGAATCCTTCCAGCTCCCATCGTTACATAACAACTGTACGGGGGATGGGCTATAAATTTCAGACACGGCTGAATTAA
- a CDS encoding PTS transporter subunit EIIC: MHNTQIEDWLKLAGGKENIRFVEHDKGTTTLVLKDSTQLNMSVLASTDYVADIRVTGNHCHLAIKDESSLICNTLLSMGVGETEGRALQEAGHAKKNRFSILHFVSDVFRPLMPAILGAAVIKILLIIITLINTYSSADSSTLMDSQTFTIFKSIGDSAFYLLPILVAVSTAYRLKSNIYVAASIGGLMFHPQLSYLLASEGQVHFMGVPMVSQPAFLSASLWMFLTILAASYMEKAVGRISPGVLQGILTPVLTLGVLVPLILMVLGPLGTWIQDQMPGAMNSLLDDAPIVAIVLLGATFSLLLLAGLHYWLVPIIINELMINGYSIIFPAMIVAYVAQAGAAFASGLRSKQPEFRRLAFWATGTALLGVPEPAMYAVNIRKKASFYAALLGGAAGGLYYGLVSVKSFVFSESVSLLGIPFFMETDSLNVLHTCIGMVIAFCVSGLLVNWQAGRGSKNRIG; the protein is encoded by the coding sequence ATGCATAACACACAGATTGAAGATTGGTTGAAACTCGCAGGTGGCAAGGAGAACATCAGGTTCGTAGAACATGATAAGGGCACAACGACGCTGGTACTGAAGGACAGTACACAATTGAACATGTCGGTTCTTGCCTCCACAGACTATGTGGCAGATATTCGGGTAACTGGTAATCATTGCCATCTGGCAATAAAGGATGAATCTTCCCTGATCTGCAACACGTTACTGAGTATGGGCGTGGGGGAAACGGAAGGGAGAGCACTGCAGGAAGCAGGACACGCAAAGAAGAACCGATTTTCGATCTTACACTTTGTTTCCGATGTGTTCAGGCCCTTGATGCCTGCGATTCTCGGAGCGGCTGTGATTAAGATCCTGCTCATTATTATTACGTTAATCAATACATACAGTTCTGCGGATTCTTCCACGCTGATGGATAGTCAGACCTTTACGATATTTAAATCCATAGGAGACAGTGCATTTTACCTTCTGCCGATTCTGGTAGCAGTTAGTACGGCGTATCGGTTAAAGAGTAATATATATGTTGCTGCAAGCATCGGCGGATTGATGTTTCACCCGCAGTTAAGCTACTTACTGGCAAGTGAAGGTCAAGTTCACTTTATGGGAGTACCCATGGTATCACAGCCGGCTTTTCTTTCGGCTTCTCTCTGGATGTTTTTGACGATCTTAGCAGCGTCCTATATGGAAAAGGCAGTTGGACGCATTAGTCCCGGAGTGCTTCAGGGAATTCTTACTCCAGTGTTAACGTTGGGAGTTCTGGTGCCACTGATCCTGATGGTGCTTGGTCCACTGGGGACATGGATTCAAGATCAGATGCCGGGTGCTATGAACTCACTGCTTGATGATGCGCCCATTGTGGCCATTGTCCTGCTCGGTGCAACTTTTTCGCTGCTCTTGCTTGCTGGATTACATTACTGGCTCGTTCCCATCATAATTAATGAATTGATGATTAATGGATACTCCATTATCTTCCCAGCGATGATTGTTGCCTATGTTGCACAAGCGGGTGCAGCATTTGCTTCCGGGCTTCGCAGCAAACAACCTGAGTTCAGAAGACTGGCTTTCTGGGCAACGGGAACAGCTCTTTTGGGGGTGCCGGAGCCTGCCATGTATGCCGTGAATATCAGAAAAAAAGCTTCTTTTTATGCAGCACTGCTTGGGGGTGCCGCAGGTGGACTGTATTATGGTCTTGTATCTGTAAAATCATTCGTATTTAGTGAATCTGTCAGTTTGCTAGGAATTCCGTTTTTCATGGAAACCGATTCATTGAATGTGCTGCATACCTGTATAGGTATGGTTATTGCCTTCTGTGTGTCCGGATTACTTGTGAATTGGCAGGCAGGGAGAGGAAGTAAAAACAGGATAGGCTAA
- the hcp gene encoding hydroxylamine reductase, which yields MFCYQCEQTPSGGCTVVGVCGKNETIASLQDTMIFALKGIAAYATHARQLGYSDPEVDRITHEALYMTLTNSNFNVQEHLEMAMKVGNAAIRIMDVLDRAHTDRFGVPQPITVSQNQIEGQCIVVTGHNLYALEELLRQTEGKGINIYTHSEMLPAHGYPALKKYAHLKGNIGKAWYDQRRLFEQFPGAILATTNCVMPIKGTYADRFFSYEVAGLEGVAKIMNDDFSPLIERALSLPAADVQSEQVLTTGYHHETVIGLAPEIIQAVKDGHIRRFFVIAGCDAPGKGGNYYRELATSLPNDTVILTTSCGKFRFNDVDYGTVGDTGIPRYIDLGQCNNSGSTVKIAMALADAFGCTVNELPVSIVLSWFEQKAVAILLGLFSLGIQDIRIGPKPPEFISEGVLDVLVDMFGLKLITTAEEDMNAMLALS from the coding sequence ATGTTTTGTTATCAGTGCGAACAGACGCCGAGTGGCGGGTGTACCGTGGTAGGGGTATGCGGCAAAAACGAAACAATCGCAAGTTTGCAGGACACGATGATTTTTGCGTTAAAAGGCATCGCTGCGTATGCGACACATGCACGCCAGTTGGGATATTCTGATCCTGAGGTGGATCGGATTACACATGAGGCATTATATATGACATTAACGAACTCGAATTTTAATGTACAGGAACATCTGGAGATGGCGATGAAAGTCGGCAATGCAGCAATCCGCATTATGGACGTGCTGGATCGTGCGCACACGGACCGCTTTGGTGTACCGCAACCGATTACGGTTAGTCAGAATCAGATCGAAGGACAGTGCATCGTGGTAACTGGGCATAATCTGTATGCATTGGAGGAGTTGCTGCGTCAAACTGAAGGGAAAGGAATCAACATCTATACCCACTCGGAAATGTTGCCTGCGCACGGTTATCCGGCGCTGAAGAAATACGCCCATCTCAAGGGCAATATCGGCAAAGCCTGGTACGATCAAAGAAGACTTTTCGAACAATTCCCGGGTGCTATTCTTGCAACAACCAACTGTGTCATGCCGATCAAAGGCACATATGCAGACCGCTTTTTCTCCTACGAAGTGGCGGGTCTGGAGGGTGTTGCCAAAATTATGAATGACGACTTCTCACCTCTAATTGAACGCGCATTGTCACTGCCTGCGGCTGATGTACAATCGGAGCAAGTCTTAACGACAGGATACCATCATGAGACGGTCATTGGGCTTGCGCCCGAGATTATTCAGGCGGTAAAAGACGGCCATATCCGTCGATTCTTCGTTATTGCAGGTTGTGATGCGCCAGGCAAAGGTGGCAACTACTATCGTGAACTCGCGACATCTTTGCCTAATGATACTGTAATTCTGACGACATCCTGTGGTAAGTTCCGCTTCAATGATGTGGATTATGGTACGGTTGGAGACACGGGTATACCGCGTTATATCGATCTGGGTCAATGCAACAATTCCGGTTCAACGGTGAAAATTGCAATGGCTTTGGCGGATGCTTTTGGGTGTACCGTGAACGAGTTACCTGTCAGTATTGTGCTGTCCTGGTTTGAGCAAAAAGCAGTTGCGATCCTGCTTGGCCTGTTCAGCCTTGGCATTCAGGACATTCGGATTGGACCAAAACCGCCTGAGTTCATATCGGAAGGTGTCTTGGATGTACTCGTGGATATGTTTGGTCTGAAGTTAATTACAACAGCAGAAGAAGATATGAACGCGATGTTGGCACTGTCATAG